TCAAAAAGATTTAAAAAAAGCGTTGGCACAATTGGATGATATCGGGAAAATTGATTTGCATCGTCTTTCAGAATTCAATGCTCCTTTGACTTGGTCAAAATCTATGCATCTTCACCCTAAAATGTCGGCACTCGAAGAAATTCACATGGTTATGAATGATCCACACGAAGATCCTATTAATTCCTATTTGGAAAAAATTGAAAATTTACATAAAGTATTAGTGGTGCCATCAGCTGTTGCAGAGAAAGAAGCTGTTGATGTAGAGCAAAAGCGGGAAAGTGGTGCGACCGAAAAAAATGAACGTGATGTTTTGATTGCGCTTTACGGTGAAAAATATTCAAATCCGGAAGAAGAAGTGCGAGAAAATTTATCACACATGGACCATGCTGAGGTCAAAGAGAGGTTGAGCAGTATTCTTGATGAATATATGAAGGATCGGGGTGTCATTGACAAGAAATTATCATCACTACAGAGTTTGTCTAAGAAAATAAATCCAAAAAGTGATTATGATAGAAAAAGTTTGATGAGTGACTATGAGAAATTACAAAAAACGATCGAAATAATTGGGCCTCATATCAACGAGAAATTCAAAGAGAAATTAGAGAGTCAAAAAAAGGCGATGGAGTCGACATTGGACGTGCTTAATGTTAAAAAGCCAAATCCAAAAGTGCGGGCCGTCATGAATATTTTTAGAAAAAATACAGTGCAAGATGAAAATGCTAAACAGTCTATTGCTGAGAGATTACTAGAAAAATTTAAAGTTAAAGTCCCTCATAGAAAGTCGCGCGAGTCTACAGGTGGTGATGTCAATAGACCGCCTGCTTCAGAGGAGAGGGGTTCAAGAAGTCCTCGTAATTCTAGAGGAAAGTGAAGTGAAGCATAGGGGTAGACCCCTATGCTTTTCCAAGACGGCCGTGGCTCATCAGCAAAAAAACAAATTAATCCTTTAGATCTCATTTTTTTACTGGATTGTCACGCAATAATGAAGTGGCAAACCCACACTTTCATGTCTGACGTTAACCTCTGGAGCGAATAGGTATCAGGATGATAGCGGGATGGGCCATGGATGGCCCATTGAGCGGAAGAGGTTAACGTCAGACATGAAAGCGTGGGGCATCCTGTGTCATCTCAATAAATTTTGTGGGTAGGGGCTTCCATTTAGTGGGAGAGTGGTGTAATAATGTGGGGCTTGGTGGTGAACTGTGGGGATAAAGTGGGTGTTTAGGGGTATTAATGCGATTAATTTGGATGCGAAGGGGCGGTTAGCCGTTCCGGCTCGTTATCGTCACAGTATAGAGACGGTAGCGCAAGGGCATCTGGTTGTGACCATTGATACTGAAGATCCCTGTCTTTTGATGTATCCACTGCCCGTTTGGGAAGAAATAGAACGACGCGTACAGGCTCTACCGGCGCTCAATGCCGCAGTAAGACGGGTTCAGCGTTTGTTGATCGGGCATGCCACAGAAGTTGAGATTGATGCGAATGGGCGAATTTTACTGCCCGGTGAGCTGAGAGAGTATGCTCAGCTTGATAAGAAAGTAACCTTAATCGGTTTAGCGAATAAGTTTGAATTATGGAGTGAGTCAGTTTGGCATGAATCTAGGGATCGCTGGTTAGCGTCCGATGCCAGTGGGGTACTGCCGCCAGAACTGATGTCTATAATTTTGTGATGAGTTCACTGTGAGTGGTGAGCACAAACCAGTTTTATTAGAAGAAGCGTTAGCCGCGTTAGCCATTCGAGCCTCGGGAAAGTATGTAGACGCGACCTTTGGTCGCGGTGGGCATACGAAAAATATTTTAGCTGCGTTGAATTCGGACGGGAGAGTATTGGCCATAGACCAAGATCCCGAAGCGATTCGATGCGGGCAAGAAATATTCGGTGACGATGCGCGATTAAAATTGTGGCACGGATCATTTGGTAAATTAGAAGAATGTGTAGATGAGCTCGGTTGGCGTGGTCAAGTAGATGGTATTTTGCTGGATATAGGGGTCTCATCCCCACAGCTCGATACGCCAGAACGAGGTTTTAGTTTTTCGGTTGATGGACCGCTGGACATGCGAATGAACCCAGCGTACGGCATGGACGCCGCTTCTTGGATTAGTCAAGCTCGTGAGCAAGAAATAGAGAGAGTATTGCGAGAGTATGGGGAAGAGCGTTTTGCCAGACGAATTGCTAAGGCGATTGTTAAGGCGCGAGCTCAAAACCCGATCACGCGAACTCAGCAATTGGCTGATACTGTGGCTGCGGCCCATCCGAGATGGGAGCCGTTTAAACATCCGGCGACGCGTAGTTTTCAAGCAGTTCGGATTTTTATAAATCAGGAATTGCAGGTGTTGGAATCGGTATTGCCGCAATGTTTAAGCGTTTTGAAAACAGGTGGTCGATTAGCGGTTATTTGTTTTCACTCATTGGAAGATAGGATTGTTAAGAATTTTATGCGCAAGGCAGCTCGAGGGGATGATTATCCTCCAGATTTGCCAGTGACTGCGGATCAATTACATCCGCAATTGCGTTTAGTAGGTAAAGCTGTGAGAGCGGGTGAAGAAGAATGTCGATACAACCCGCGTGCGCGCAGTGCAGTGATGAGAGTCGCTGAAAAAATATGAATAGAGGGAAGAGGTTTTTTGCAATAGCGAAAAATTTCTGTAAGTAGAGCAGGGTGTTTTTTGTTGAACACTAAATGAAAAGGAGGATTAAAAAATGACTACAGCAACACGTGCAATTAATGTGATTCGATGGCAATGGGCAGTGCCTTATATGCCTTTGGCTTCTAGGCCAGTGCTGCGGAATATGTTGCTTTTATCTTCTATTTTATTGACATCTTTTGCGACGATTAGCTCAAAACATATTAGCCGACAATTAACAACAGACTTGCAAGCGCGACACGATGTTAGCAACACGCATTATGAAAATTGGAGTAAATTATTACTCGAACAAGGCACGCTGTCTAGGCAAGTGCGCGTTGAACAAATTGCGCATCAAAAATTCTTAATGGCATCACCTGTGGGTAGACAAGTAGAAATCGTCAGGGTT
Above is a window of Gammaproteobacteria bacterium DNA encoding:
- the rsmH gene encoding 16S rRNA (cytosine(1402)-N(4))-methyltransferase RsmH is translated as MSGEHKPVLLEEALAALAIRASGKYVDATFGRGGHTKNILAALNSDGRVLAIDQDPEAIRCGQEIFGDDARLKLWHGSFGKLEECVDELGWRGQVDGILLDIGVSSPQLDTPERGFSFSVDGPLDMRMNPAYGMDAASWISQAREQEIERVLREYGEERFARRIAKAIVKARAQNPITRTQQLADTVAAAHPRWEPFKHPATRSFQAVRIFINQELQVLESVLPQCLSVLKTGGRLAVICFHSLEDRIVKNFMRKAARGDDYPPDLPVTADQLHPQLRLVGKAVRAGEEECRYNPRARSAVMRVAEKI
- the mraZ gene encoding division/cell wall cluster transcriptional repressor MraZ, whose amino-acid sequence is MFRGINAINLDAKGRLAVPARYRHSIETVAQGHLVVTIDTEDPCLLMYPLPVWEEIERRVQALPALNAAVRRVQRLLIGHATEVEIDANGRILLPGELREYAQLDKKVTLIGLANKFELWSESVWHESRDRWLASDASGVLPPELMSIIL
- the ftsL gene encoding cell division protein FtsL gives rise to the protein MTTATRAINVIRWQWAVPYMPLASRPVLRNMLLLSSILLTSFATISSKHISRQLTTDLQARHDVSNTHYENWSKLLLEQGTLSRQVRVEQIAHQKFLMASPVGRQVEIVRVSR